The Aureispira anguillae genome contains a region encoding:
- a CDS encoding tetratricopeptide repeat protein → MASSKKNKKNKKSARPIEQAAPSPSQETKQQKNTKSDLNKLLPAAIFLLLITIFVYKGALDNDFVDWDDFTYVIENNLVRSDSDIMAFTNLQGKPQSVGTTVAPYNTDLGDVFHRAVSLNYHPLTILTMRWNNNACPSCSQGISARPFILWNIILHLLNTLLVLLLIYRLSSKNLLASIFVATIFALHPMHVESVAWVSERKDVLYTFFFLLGLLSYWNYLKTRLPIWLVHTFVLFILSCLSKAMAVVFPLVMLLLYFWDQQKKNGVEAFTQTLKPASWIHSIPFFVASLFFGLMAASVQSGGDFGGLLEKGTSAVAINSFDTFSLLQRFQFACYGFIQYIIKFFLPTDLCTFYPYPDQQSYDDSLFFKVAPFIVFLFLAGAVWSLKFTKSIFLGLGFYFITIVLVLQFVSVGAVIMADRYTYLPYIGIALMLALLVDEFVPKNGQNATYIGLIAFALLLCTQTIPQIETWQDSETLWTRVIDLHKVGDNVLQQNMEQPLSIRGNYYGKRSEKAKTPQEQQTYINKAFDDFVLAAKLGSRRPDVYEGMGNTYGMRGNTKQEQAKALKKQNKHQEAEQLMRLALKDFDDAINNYTKALEIKPTKGSTYFNRGVTYSLLRKHNNAIDDYTKVLQYAPEQAMMAHLNRGISYVEIQRRQEAIADFQQVLKYNPNEALAKRYLKMLLGK, encoded by the coding sequence ATGGCTTCTTCCAAAAAAAACAAGAAAAATAAAAAATCGGCTCGCCCTATTGAACAAGCTGCCCCTTCTCCTAGTCAAGAAACCAAACAACAGAAAAATACCAAAAGCGATTTGAACAAGCTATTACCTGCTGCTATTTTTCTGCTATTGATAACAATATTTGTCTATAAAGGAGCCTTAGATAATGACTTTGTCGATTGGGATGATTTTACTTATGTCATTGAGAACAATTTAGTTCGTTCGGACAGCGATATTATGGCCTTTACCAATCTACAAGGAAAACCACAAAGTGTTGGCACTACTGTTGCCCCCTATAATACAGATTTAGGAGATGTTTTTCATCGAGCTGTTTCGCTGAATTATCATCCTCTAACCATACTCACAATGCGTTGGAATAACAATGCCTGCCCAAGCTGTTCGCAAGGAATTTCAGCACGACCATTTATTTTGTGGAACATCATTCTGCATCTTCTAAATACTCTCTTAGTCTTGTTGTTAATTTATCGGTTGAGCAGCAAAAATCTACTAGCAAGTATTTTTGTCGCCACTATTTTTGCCTTACACCCTATGCATGTAGAGTCTGTGGCTTGGGTATCGGAGCGAAAAGACGTTTTATATACCTTTTTCTTTTTGTTGGGCTTGCTTAGTTATTGGAACTATCTAAAAACAAGACTTCCTATATGGTTAGTGCATACCTTTGTCCTCTTTATTCTGTCTTGTTTGTCCAAAGCCATGGCTGTAGTCTTTCCATTGGTAATGCTTTTGTTGTACTTTTGGGATCAACAAAAAAAGAACGGAGTTGAGGCCTTTACACAGACACTTAAACCCGCTTCTTGGATACATAGCATTCCATTTTTTGTGGCTTCCCTATTTTTTGGTTTGATGGCGGCTAGTGTTCAAAGTGGTGGTGATTTTGGTGGTTTGCTAGAAAAAGGAACCAGCGCAGTGGCCATCAATTCTTTTGATACCTTTAGTCTATTGCAACGCTTTCAATTTGCTTGCTATGGATTCATACAATATATCATCAAATTTTTCTTACCAACAGATCTATGTACGTTCTATCCTTACCCCGATCAACAAAGTTACGACGATAGTTTGTTTTTTAAAGTCGCTCCATTTATTGTCTTTTTGTTTTTAGCAGGTGCCGTATGGAGTCTCAAATTTACCAAAAGTATTTTTCTAGGGCTCGGCTTCTATTTCATAACGATTGTTTTGGTCTTGCAATTTGTTTCTGTTGGGGCGGTTATTATGGCAGATCGTTATACCTATCTTCCCTATATTGGAATTGCCTTGATGTTAGCTTTATTGGTCGATGAATTTGTCCCCAAAAATGGGCAAAATGCGACTTATATAGGACTAATTGCTTTTGCTCTGTTGCTCTGCACCCAAACTATTCCTCAGATAGAAACTTGGCAGGATAGTGAAACGCTTTGGACAAGGGTGATTGATTTGCACAAAGTAGGCGACAATGTTCTACAACAAAATATGGAGCAACCACTCAGTATTCGAGGCAATTATTATGGCAAACGCTCCGAAAAAGCAAAAACACCTCAAGAACAACAAACCTATATCAACAAAGCGTTTGATGATTTTGTCCTTGCTGCCAAATTGGGCTCTAGACGCCCTGATGTTTACGAAGGAATGGGCAATACTTATGGAATGCGGGGCAATACCAAACAAGAACAGGCTAAGGCTTTAAAAAAACAAAATAAGCATCAAGAAGCAGAACAATTGATGCGTTTAGCCCTAAAAGATTTTGACGATGCCATTAACAATTACACCAAAGCTTTAGAAATAAAACCAACCAAAGGAAGTACTTACTTTAATCGTGGGGTGACGTATAGCTTGCTCAGAAAACATAACAATGCCATTGATGATTATACCAAAGTATTGCAATATGCTCCCGAACAGGCTATGATGGCGCACTTAAATAGAGGGATTTCTTATGTTGAAATTCAACGTCGCCAAGAGGCAATTGCAGACTTTCAACAAGTCTTAAAATACAATCCCAATGAAGCACTGGCCAAACGCTATTTAAAAATGTTATTGGGGAAGTAG
- a CDS encoding AMP-binding protein, translating into MTTMDRVWLDSYPKEIPHDVNIDQYSSLINFITDNLKKYKDKPAYTCLIGSNQKTLTYGDVDRMSKAMAGYLQSLGLKKGDRVAIMLPNIVQYPVALFGVMRAGLIAVNTNPLYTCREIKHQFNDSGVKAVIIAENFAHELEKVVKETGVEHIVTASIGGMFGGLKGFIINTVLKFKGMVKKFNLPGAVKFPAALKAGTGKPVTPHQSEKEDMVCIQYTGGTTGVAKGAVLTNKNLLSNMEQMSAWMANANIKVGQEVMLTPLPMYHIFSFTVNCLCMSNFGALNVLVPNPRDIPGLVDVISKTKPSLMTGVNTLYNALLNNADFRALDFSQLKFAIGGAMAIQGPVAKRWKEVTANELVEGYGMTETSPVVSANPFGSVQIGTIGLPFPSTYMRIMDEDGKVQGPGEGRGEIQIKGPQVMKGYYNRPEATANSFTEDGWLKTGDVGVMLEGGFFKIVDRIKDMILVSGFNVYPNEIEDVLASHPKVLEVAAIGVPDPKSTEAVKVFIVKKDASLTEQEVREFCVENFTGYKKPKHVEFRDELPKTNVGKILRRALRDEIKKA; encoded by the coding sequence ATGACTACAATGGACCGTGTTTGGCTCGATAGCTACCCCAAAGAAATACCTCATGATGTAAATATTGACCAGTATTCTTCCCTAATTAACTTTATTACAGATAATCTTAAGAAGTACAAAGATAAACCTGCTTATACCTGTTTAATTGGAAGCAATCAAAAAACACTGACCTATGGCGATGTAGATCGCATGTCAAAAGCAATGGCTGGTTATTTACAATCGCTGGGATTAAAAAAAGGAGATCGTGTAGCCATCATGTTGCCCAATATAGTACAATACCCTGTTGCCTTATTTGGTGTAATGAGAGCAGGATTAATTGCTGTCAATACCAATCCCCTTTATACTTGCCGAGAAATCAAGCATCAGTTCAACGATTCGGGGGTTAAGGCTGTTATTATTGCCGAAAACTTTGCACACGAACTGGAAAAAGTAGTCAAAGAAACAGGGGTTGAGCATATTGTTACCGCATCCATTGGCGGTATGTTTGGTGGGTTAAAAGGTTTTATTATCAATACCGTACTCAAATTTAAGGGAATGGTCAAAAAATTTAACCTCCCTGGAGCGGTTAAGTTTCCTGCTGCACTCAAAGCAGGAACAGGAAAACCCGTTACTCCGCATCAATCTGAAAAAGAGGACATGGTTTGTATTCAATACACAGGAGGAACAACTGGTGTGGCCAAAGGTGCCGTATTGACCAACAAAAACTTATTGTCCAACATGGAACAAATGAGTGCTTGGATGGCAAATGCTAATATAAAAGTTGGTCAGGAGGTTATGTTAACCCCATTGCCCATGTACCATATTTTTTCGTTTACAGTCAATTGCTTGTGTATGTCCAATTTTGGAGCCTTAAATGTATTGGTTCCCAATCCTAGAGACATTCCTGGTTTGGTAGATGTCATTAGCAAAACCAAACCAAGTTTGATGACGGGGGTCAATACCTTATACAATGCCTTATTAAACAATGCCGATTTTAGAGCCTTAGATTTCTCTCAACTTAAATTTGCCATTGGTGGTGCCATGGCCATACAAGGTCCTGTTGCCAAACGTTGGAAGGAAGTAACCGCTAATGAATTGGTAGAAGGTTATGGTATGACAGAAACCTCACCTGTTGTTAGTGCCAATCCTTTTGGGAGTGTGCAAATTGGTACAATTGGGCTTCCCTTCCCTTCTACTTATATGCGTATCATGGATGAAGATGGCAAGGTGCAAGGTCCAGGAGAAGGACGAGGCGAGATTCAAATCAAAGGTCCTCAAGTCATGAAAGGCTATTATAATCGCCCAGAGGCAACAGCCAACAGTTTTACAGAAGATGGCTGGCTAAAAACAGGAGATGTTGGGGTGATGTTAGAAGGTGGCTTTTTTAAGATTGTCGATCGGATAAAAGATATGATTTTGGTTTCAGGATTTAATGTTTATCCCAATGAAATTGAAGATGTTTTGGCTTCTCATCCCAAGGTTTTAGAAGTTGCTGCCATTGGTGTCCCTGATCCAAAATCAACAGAAGCAGTAAAAGTCTTTATTGTAAAAAAAGATGCTTCTTTGACCGAACAAGAAGTTCGAGAGTTCTGTGTTGAAAACTTCACTGGATACAAAAAACCTAAACATGTTGAGTTTAGGGATGAATTGCCTAAAACCAATGTAGGTAAGATATTGCGTCGTGCCTTGCGAGATGAAATCAAAAAAGCTTAA